In Bacteroides cellulosilyticus, the genomic stretch GGCAGCTTTCTGATAAACACATTCATCGTGTTCGTCGGTACCTACGGGAAAGTCTATTTCGGGTTTTATGATATGATACAACGATTTTTCGTTTCCTTTTGCCTCTTCACGTGCTTCTGCTGAGTTCAGCACATCATACGGGCGGGAAGCTACCTGCTCCACCAGCTCCTGCGGTGGACGGATACCTTTAAACGGTTTAATTATTGCCATAAGTCAAGGTGTGTTTTTAATGGATTATTGAGATCTCTTTTTCATGAAATGCACTATCAAATAGATTGCGCTGCCTAATATCAACACAACAGATACGCCCTCGCAAAAGCCGAGGGCGAAATCTGAAAGTTCTTTTCTGAATATACTGCTTAGTGCAAAAACACCAGCACCTATCGTCAGATAGACAACTGCAAATTTATAGGCAGTTTTACTATTCATTCTTATTTCTTATTAACACGGAATTTCTCGCAACCGTCTTTCAGGAAACCAACAATCTGTTGTGCAGCAGCAATACCGGCATTGATGTTAGCTTCAGCAGTCTGTGCCCCCATCTTCTTCGGTGTAGAGAAATAACGGCCTACGAACTTGGCAGCAAATGTTTCGTGAGCTGCGGGCATGATATCAGTCATGTATTTCAGGTCACCGCGTTCTTCCATCAGCTGAATCAGTTCTGCTTCGTTGATAACTTCCTTACGTGCAGTATTTACCAATACACCACCCTTCGGCATTTTATTTACCAAAGCATAGTTGATAGAATTCTTCGTTTCAGCAGTAGCCGGAATGTGCAATGAAACTACGTCACAAGCAGAATAAAGCTCATCAGCAGAGTCAACAGCTTTCACGCCGTCCTTCTCAATCACTTCTTTCGGACAGAAAGCATCGAAAGCAAAGATTTCCATACCGAAACCCTTGGCTATGCGAGCCACGTTGCGACCTACATTACCATAAGCGTGAATACCCAGTTTCTTACCCTTCAATTCCGTACCGGAAGTACCGTTATACATATTGCGGACAGCCATCACCATCATACCGAAAGCTAGTTCGGCTACGGCATTAGAGTTCTGTCCCGGAGTGTTCATTACGCACACACCATGAGCAGTGGCAGCTTCCAGGTCTACATTATCGTAACCTGCACCTGCACGTACTACAATCTTCAGTTCTTTTGCAGCGTCCAATACTGCGGCATCTATAATGTCGCTACGGATAATGATGGCATTGGCATCCTTCACTGCGTCCAGCAACTGGGCTTTCTCTGTATATTTCTCCAACAAGGCAAGTTCATAACCTGCTGCTTCAATTTCTTTGCGAATACCGTCTACAGCTACTTTAGCGAACGGTTTGTCGGTTGCAATTAATACTTTCATGATTCTTATGATATTAAAAAAAGACTCACCACAGAGGACACAGAATACACAGAGTTTTTATTAATTATCCTCTGTGACCTCTGTGTACTCTGTGGTGAATAAAATATTATTAATGAAGTTTCTCAAATTCCTGCATGCAGTCAATCAAAGCCTGTACGCTTTCCTTCGGCATAGCATTGTAGCAAGATGCACGGAAACCACCCACTGAACGGTGTCCCTTGATACCTACCATACCTCTTTCTGTAGCAAACTTCATGAAGTTAGCTTCCAGTTCTTTGTATTCGGGAGCCATCACGAAGCAGATGTTCATGCGTGAACGGTCTTCTTGTGCGGCTGTACCTACGAACATCTTGTTGCGGTCGATTTCAGCATACAGCATATCTGCCTTTTCTATGGCACGGCGTTCCATTTCTTTCACACCACCCTGGGCCTTGATCCAACGCAAAGTCTGCAATGCAGCATAAATGGGAACAACCGGAGGAGTGTTGAACATAGAACCGCTGTCAATATGTGTCTGATAGTTCAGCATCGTAGGAATATAGCGGGATACCTTACCCAAAGCGTCATTCTTCACGATAACGAAGGTTACGCCTGAAGGAGCCAGATTCTTCTGTGCACCGCCATAGATACAGATATATTTAGACACGTCGATAGGACGGGAGAAAATATCGGAAGACATATCGGCAATCATCGGAACGTTTACATCCAGGTCTTCTTTAAGTTCAGTACCATAAATAGTGTTATTGGTCGTGATGTGGAAATAATCAGCATCAGCTGGCACTGTATAATCCTTAGGAATATAAGTATAAGTAGACTCTGCGGAAGAAGCGACTTCAACTACTTCACCGAAAGCTTTGGCTTCTTTCATGGCTTTCTTAGCCCATACACCTGTATTCAGGTAAGCAGCTTTCTTTTCGAGGAAGTTGAAGGGGACCATGCAGAATTCCAAACTGGCACCACCGCCCAAGAACAGTACCGAATACCCTTCGGGGATATTGAGTAATTCTTTGAATAGTGCTACGGCTTCGTCCACAACAGGTTGGAAGTCCTTAGCACGGTGGCTGATTTCCATCAGTGAGAGGCCTGAGCCGTTGAAATCAAGAATAGCTTTTGCCGTATCCTCAATCACCTCACGAGGAAGAATAGAAGGTCCTGCATTGAAATTATGCTTTTTCATTTGAAGTTTGTTTTGGTTATACAATTTCGTTCATTAATGTCTTTAGACCTTGCGAAATTACGGAAATATTTCTTTAAAACAAACCTTTCATAATGAAATTCTATTTTAACAGCGCATTTAGCTTACTTTTTTATGGTTTATACAGGATATATGCACCATTTTGTTATCCATACTTATCAAGAACGGACTTTTAGAAGAATCTAATAGTAATACGATTTTATTACTTTATATTCAGAAGTTTAAACGCAAGAAAAGTGAATATTTATAAGAAAACTTACTTAGCTTCCTCAATTATCGTCTTTATTCCTTTAATTTTCTCACCTTGTATCAACATGAGCAGCTGTTTCATCTTACTACGGCGCACAGCTACGAAAGCATAGTGTTCTTTCACATCCACTTGTCCCACATCTTCACGCGCCAATCCACCTTTCTTATATAAGAAGCCGACAATATCGATTTTGTTCAGCTTATCTTTCTTTCCTTTACCTATATATAAGGTAGCCCACCGGGACTTGGCCGGCTTCGGCAGTACTTCCGGAAACTCAAAAATCTCGATATCTTCGGGAATGTATTCAGGAATCCGTTCTTCATCGTGCAGGATGAGGTAGGAATTTCCGTCAGCTTCCCAACGAGCCGTACGTCCGTTGCGGTGCGTATAGGCTTCTTCATTGACAGGAAGATGATAGTGAACTACGTTTTCTATACCGGGGATATCCAGTCCGCGGGCAGCAAGATCAGTGGAGATCAATACGGCACAACTGCCGTTACGAAACTTATAGAGCGCCCGTTCACGGTCGGGTTGCTCCATACCGCCATGGAACATATCGCATGGGAATTTCTTTGCTTGCAGATATCCGGTAACTCGTTCCACACTTTCACGATAGTTGCAAAATACAAGGGTAGAATGATAACCAAGCACACAAAGCAGGTTATAAAGAGTTTCCAGCTTATCTTTTTCGGGAGAAACAACTTTATGAAGTTTCAGGCGCGGTGCAAGGGCATCAGGATCCAGGAAATTCAGTTTGATAAGTTGAGAACCGTCAGCAGAAAGTTGGTCCTTGCCTCCTACTCCGGCAAATTGGGGAATTTCTTCAGCATCCGTAGCCGAAAGCAGAATACGCTTCTTTAATGACGGTAACTGTCCGATCACTTCCGCCATTTCATCGTGAAAACCGAACTCAAGGCATTTATCGAACTCATCTATCACCAATGTAGTGACGGTAGCCGCATCGAAATTCTCTTTCCGCAGATGATCGTTCATTCGTCCCGGTGTACCGATAATGACGGAAGGATGAATCCCCTTCATCGTCCTGTGCTCTTCCATCGCAGGACGACCACCGTAACAACTCATAGCTTTAAACGGGGTCCCCATGGATTTGAATACCGTTTCAATCTGCAATGCCAGTTCTCGTGAGGGCACCAGAACAACGGCTTGTACGCCTTGCACATCCGTTTTCAAAGTCTGCACCAGCGGAAGCAGAAAAGCCAGCGTTTTACCCGATCCTGTGGGTGAAAGCAGCACCAAGTCTTTATTTTCACGGTAAGCTTCCCGGGTTGCCTCTTGCATCGGGGTAAGTTGCTCTATTTGCAGATTACGCAGTATATCTTGAATTTCCATAATAATCTTTTGTTATGACGAGCCAAAGATAATGCAAATTGGGCGTAGAACTTTCATGCATGTATGAAAAAGTTAATAAAAAAACTCCTGTTCAGCCGTAGCCTTGCAGGAGTTTTCAAAAATATCGAAGTCATTTACCAATTTTAGCGTATGCCTTATCCGCCGAAGTTGTCGAACATCAAGTTCTGAGCCGGAACGCCGAGATCGTCGAGCATCTTCTCGACAGCTTTCGACATCGGGCCAGGACCACACATGTAGTATTCGATATCTTCGGGAGCTTCGTGATCCTTCAGATAAGTTTCGTAAATCACCTGGTGAACGAAGCCCGGAGTATACTTCACGCCTGCTGCATCTGCTGCGGGATCCGGACGGTCCAGAGCCAGATGGAACGTAAAGTTCGGGAAATCCTTCTCGATTTGCAGGAAGTCTTCCAGATAGAACACTTCGTTCAGCGCGCGTGCACCGTAGAAGTAAGTCATCTTACGGTCTGTAGTATGCAATGTCTTCGTCAAGTGCATGATCTGGGCACGCAACGGAGCCATACCGGCACCACCGCCAATCCACATCATTTCCTTCTTAGAATCGAATATCGGGTGGAAGTCTCCGTAAGGACCACTCATTATCACCTTATCACCCGGTTTCAGTGTGAAGATATAAGAAGAAGCGATACC encodes the following:
- a CDS encoding NAD(P)-dependent oxidoreductase, whose translation is MKVLIATDKPFAKVAVDGIRKEIEAAGYELALLEKYTEKAQLLDAVKDANAIIIRSDIIDAAVLDAAKELKIVVRAGAGYDNVDLEAATAHGVCVMNTPGQNSNAVAELAFGMMVMAVRNMYNGTSGTELKGKKLGIHAYGNVGRNVARIAKGFGMEIFAFDAFCPKEVIEKDGVKAVDSADELYSACDVVSLHIPATAETKNSINYALVNKMPKGGVLVNTARKEVINEAELIQLMEERGDLKYMTDIMPAAHETFAAKFVGRYFSTPKKMGAQTAEANINAGIAAAQQIVGFLKDGCEKFRVNKK
- the serC gene encoding 3-phosphoserine/phosphohydroxythreonine transaminase — its product is MKKHNFNAGPSILPREVIEDTAKAILDFNGSGLSLMEISHRAKDFQPVVDEAVALFKELLNIPEGYSVLFLGGGASLEFCMVPFNFLEKKAAYLNTGVWAKKAMKEAKAFGEVVEVASSAESTYTYIPKDYTVPADADYFHITTNNTIYGTELKEDLDVNVPMIADMSSDIFSRPIDVSKYICIYGGAQKNLAPSGVTFVIVKNDALGKVSRYIPTMLNYQTHIDSGSMFNTPPVVPIYAALQTLRWIKAQGGVKEMERRAIEKADMLYAEIDRNKMFVGTAAQEDRSRMNICFVMAPEYKELEANFMKFATERGMVGIKGHRSVGGFRASCYNAMPKESVQALIDCMQEFEKLH
- a CDS encoding DEAD/DEAH box helicase is translated as MEIQDILRNLQIEQLTPMQEATREAYRENKDLVLLSPTGSGKTLAFLLPLVQTLKTDVQGVQAVVLVPSRELALQIETVFKSMGTPFKAMSCYGGRPAMEEHRTMKGIHPSVIIGTPGRMNDHLRKENFDAATVTTLVIDEFDKCLEFGFHDEMAEVIGQLPSLKKRILLSATDAEEIPQFAGVGGKDQLSADGSQLIKLNFLDPDALAPRLKLHKVVSPEKDKLETLYNLLCVLGYHSTLVFCNYRESVERVTGYLQAKKFPCDMFHGGMEQPDRERALYKFRNGSCAVLISTDLAARGLDIPGIENVVHYHLPVNEEAYTHRNGRTARWEADGNSYLILHDEERIPEYIPEDIEIFEFPEVLPKPAKSRWATLYIGKGKKDKLNKIDIVGFLYKKGGLAREDVGQVDVKEHYAFVAVRRSKMKQLLMLIQGEKIKGIKTIIEEAK